The genomic region tctgtggggtttcccagtgaaaaatactggagtgggttgccatttcctcctccaggggatcttcctgacctaggggtcgatcccatgtttcttgcattggcaggcagattctttaccactgggaagcccttaatcaaGTCCAGGGTCCTTTTATTTCATTGAGCTCCACACTTACATGCAGTAACCCTGTCTCCCGGTGCTGACCGGCGCCAGGCTGTGTTCTGGCCGGGCCTGGGGCTCTGAGCGTCCATCTAGCCATCTCTGGGCTTCTTTTCTCCACAGACGAAGTGGCCTGTGCAGACCCAGAAATTTGCCGGGAGGTCTGTAGCAACCCCGCCGGCTGCTCTGACATCGCGTATCCCAAACTTGTGCTGGAACTCCTGCCTACAGGTAATGATCCCTCACCCTTCAGTTGCATCCCCCCGAGAAAGGAGGACCCTGGCTGGGCTCCGATCCGAGGTGGGGGACAAGATGCAAGGGCCCCCAGTTGAAGTTTAGGCCCTGGCTACGCAGGGGGCTGTGCCTCACCCACCTCAGTGTCCCTCCTCTCggctcccagccctgccttcTGCCTTCTCAGTGTTGGGCCTCTCAGGACCGATTGGCTGCAGACCTGGGCAATGGGGTCAACAGTGAAGGCAGGAAAAGCCCAAGGCCCATAGAGCTCCCTTCTGCCCCCAGGGCTCCGCGGGCTCATGATGGCTGTGATGGTGGCAGCGCTCACGTCTTCCCTCACCTCCATCTTTAACAGTGCCAGCACCATCTTCACCATGGACCTCTGGAACCATCTCCGGCCTCGGGCATCTGAGAAGGAGCTCATGATTGTGGGCAGGTACAGTcttactctggtggctcagacggtaaagcgtctgcctgcaatgcgggagacctgggttcagtccctggagaaggcaatgacaacccactccagttactcttgcctggaagatcccatggacggaggagcctggtaggctacagtccatgaggtttcaaagagtcgaacatgagtgAGCCATTAACTATGACATCATCAAAAgcatattccattaaaaaaaaagagagctaaATTAGATCTCATCAAAAGCCAAAACTTTTTTaacttcaaaagaaaatgaaaaggggacttctggtggtccagtggttaagactctgagcttccaatgcaagggattcaggttccatctctgatcagggaactaagatcccacatgccgtgcagggcggccaaggaaatgaaaaaggggaaaaagagaaaggaaagagagcaaATGAGAAGATAagtcacagattgggagaaactATCTGCAAGCCAAATATTTGACAAAGGACTTGTAATCTAGAACAATCTTCAAAGTGAGATTGTAATCTAGAAAATGACATCAAGATACCACGGTACACCCACTAGTATGGCTATAATTGAAAAGCAGATAGGGAGGCAGAGAAGTTGGAAttcttgtgcattgcaggtgtTAATATAAAATGGTTCAACTGTTCAAAAACAGTTtggcattttcttaaaaagttaaatataaacttaccatatgacccagcaactgcATTCCTAGAAATAAAACCATATGTCTGCACAAAGACTTGAATacaagtgttcatagcagcagtttTTACATTTAGTTTTTGTAAAAACTAAATGTCCACTTATGGGTGAAGGATAAATAATGTTACACAATGGTGTATCCACTCAATGGAATGTTTTCAACAATAGTTATACAACGGCATATCCACTCAATGGAATGTTtttgacaataaaaaggaatgaaatactgatacatgatATCTGATGAACTTCAaaacatgctaaatgaaagaagccaactGCAAAAGACCATgtattgtatatattgtatatcatTTATGTGACATGTCCAGAAAAGCAGACCTATAGACACAGAAGcccctgtggggcttccctggtgactcagatggaaaagaatctgcctgcaaagcaggagacctgggtttgattcctgggtcaggaagatcccctggaggagggcatggcaacccatttcaacattcttgcctgggaaatcccatggacagaggagcctggtgggtacagtccataggatcacaaagagtcagatatgactgaggggctaacactttctttcatagAGATAGAAGCAGATAGAAGTGCTTCTGTAGGTTGGAAACAAGAATAAACTGTAAATTGCCATGAGGGGATTTTTTTGGAGTGATATATATTCAAAACCTTGATTGTGATGTTTGTTACATGACCATAAATTTACCAAAATTTCTTGATTGCACACTCATAATGGGTGAATCTTATAGTATATAAATTCTACTCCAGAAAGCtataaaaaaatgagaagtaaacaGAGAGGACAAAACTAACGTGAGGGGTGTGTCTCTCTCCATCCGGAACCAGGGTGTTTGTGTTGCTTCTGGTGTTGGTCTCCATCCTCTGGATCCCTGTGGTCCAGGCCAGCCAGGGCGGCCAGCTCTTCATCTACATCCAGTCCATCAGCTCCTACCTACAGCCACCTGTGGCTGTGGTCTTCATCATGGGATGTTTCTGGAAGCGGGCCAATGAAAAGGTAGCTCTGGATCAGCCCTTCAGTCCATTGGATGGGAGAGGAGGGACTTGGAGAGGGGACACACGGATGTCAGGTGTCATTGTAGGGCGGTGATGAGATCTGGGGAGAAGGATCCAGGGAGGGTGTGACCTGGCCTTTGAAAACAAGCAATGAAGCTTCTACTTGGATGCATTTTGTCTTTCAAAAGGGAAGCTGAATTAACAGGGAATTATATGTAGTGGATCAATTGTATGTAAAAGATAAGCAGATAAGTAGCTCCCACCCTTTTTGAATCACTGACCCTTGCAGTGACCGTCATAAAGATCAGGTCTGGAGAGAGCTTGCTGAGGTTTCTGGAGGCACATGTCTAAGACAGCTTTGCTTTGCTCTGCTTTGCAGGGCGCCTTCTTCGGTCTCGTCTTAGGCCTCCTCCTAGGCTTGGTTCGGCTGATCCTGGACTTCATCTATGTGCAGCCTCGCTGTGACCAGCTGGATGAGCGCCCGGCCGTGGTAAAGGATGTCCACTACCTCTACTTCTCTATGATCCTGTCCTCGGTCACCCTGATCACTGTGTGTGCCGTGAGCTGGTTCACAGAGCCACCCTCCAAGGAAATGGTACTTTGGGGTTTGACCCTGTATCCATTGAGACCCTTCACTGCTAGTGACAGAAAGCCAGGACTGATTTTCAAAAAGCTGAAAAGTACAGGGTTCGATCTTTGGAGGAACTTGATTTCAGAACACAGAAAAGACCATCTGAATCCGTTGGTCAcctcttacttctttttttttttttaatgcattgtttattttggctgcactgggtctgtgTAATGGCACACAgtcttctctggttgtggcttgtgggctccaAAGTGCACAAGTTCGGTAGTTGCGGTGTGAGGGCTTAATTCCTCTGTtgcatgcagggtcttagttacctgacctgtgtctcctgcattggaaggtggacttttaaccactggaccccagggaagtcccttctcacCTCTATTCCTATTCTCCAGCCCCTAATGGGGCCAGCAGCTTCTAGGATACATCTCTCTTAGTCTTATTAAGCAAAAGCATAAGCATTTTAGTCCCAGCATTTCCAGTGAAGCTGCTCATGCCCATTGATGGAATCAGCCCAAGACACATGGTCACCCAGgaaccaacccagtccctgtggCCAGAGAAATGGATGAGCTGAATGCTGGTCACTGGGTCCCACACACCCCTAGGCTGGGGTTAAGCTCTTATTAGAGTGAGAGAGGGTGAGATCCCCACAAGAGATCTGGGGCTTTCAAAGACAGATGGGGAGTGAGTGGGGGAAATGTCCATTGATTCTGAAAAGTGCAGGGAGCTGAAGCTTGTTggaaggtggagagggagggcaaGACTGGAAGAGACTTGGACGTGAAGGCTGAGCCTGTTTGGAAGGAGGTAGGAGAAAGGGTGAAGTCACCACCCCACCCCTATCTCACGATTCCTCTCTGCTCCTTAGGTCAGTCGCTTGACCTGGTTTACTCGCCACGACCCCGTGGTCCAGAAGGAACAGGTGCCATCAGCAACTCCCCCGCCTCTCACCCTTTCTCACAACGGGACACCAGAGGCCAGCGGCACCAACATCCAGTTCGAGATGGTTCAAGAGAACATGTCCAAAACCCACAGCTGTGAGTTGCCTATTTCCTAGGTTACAGTTAGGAACCTCAAGAAGCATTATGTGTTTAAGAGGAAATTTTTCTATCATATCACTAGCAAGTAAAGGGCCACACTTGACATTTTAGCGTCTCCTCATCCCCAGGGTCTGGTCTTCCCTCACTCTCTGGCCACTGAAAGGGTTAGGAACTTTCGACAGATGCTTCAGGTGGGCAATGAGAGCCAACTTAGTTGAGTGCCTACTAAAACACAGTTCACTGGATCCTCACAGAACCCTACATGGTAGGCATTCTCTAAATTACTGGTTTTAAACCCGCAGCTTGTAGACATATTTTGGTTTAGGCCACCTACTCTTTTAATGTGagttatttaaaaatcaggagaATTAATAACATTCCAGATTTCCACCTTCTTTTGAACAATTGGAAGATCTGGCAGCATGGAGCCCACATGCCTGCCTGGCAAAAGCTGCCTGGAGGTGCAAAGCAGCTGGTCCTTAGACCTGGGATATACAGTTAGTCAAAGTCCCCAGCAGTCCCTTCTGCCTACATGACCCCAAGGCTGTGGTTGTCATTAATCACTACACATGGCTTttaaaggagcttccctggtggctcagtggtgaagaatctgcctgccaatgcaggagactcaggtttgatccctgggtcaggaagatcccctggaggaggaaatggctacccactccagtattcttgcctgggaaatcccatgaacagaggagcctggagggctacagtctatggggtcataaagagtgggacatgactggatgactaaacaatagcaaatggttttaaaaaaaataattgtggcTATGAACCCATGGCATCCTCTAGTGGGAAATGCAAGGACAGATGCAGAAGGCCATGTGCTTCAGGAAACATGAGAGAGAGACTCTTGGTAGAGGTGACATGTGTAAGAAGCAAATCAGCTCCTCTGACTCCCATAGGCCACCTGCCTGGCTCCATCCACAGTTGATTTCGCATCCCCAGCTCTGAGCGGAGACAGAGTTCCCTGCAAGAGTGCCCGTCTCCCTTCAGCCTCTGGGCAGGTGGTGCCACACACAGAGAGGGAGTAGGATCGAGCAGGTCCTAaacccatctctgcctctgctgaCCAGCTCTGTGCTTCACTCAAGTTACTCTGAGCCTCTGAGAGGCTGAAATTCACCTGAAATTCTGCACATAAACATCATGAAAAGTCTGAAAACACCAACCTTTCAGAATTCAACAGTCTTCCAGGGTTAAGGTATTATTACCAAATACCTTCCAGAagaggaacattttttttttcatttatttttactagtggaggctaattacaatattgtagtggtttttgccatacactgacatgaatcagccatggatttgcatatgttccccatcctgaatccccctcccacctccctccccaccccatccctctgagtcatcccagtgcaccatccccgagcacttgtctcatgcatccaacctgggctggcgatctgtttcacacttgatagtatacatgaaGTTTTTATCACAGTGCCTGAAACATACCGGATGAGgctctcttccctcttctctgggAGACACAGCTCACCCTTATGACCTTTATCTGTCGTGTTCTTTTTAGGCGACATGACCACAAAGCAGTCCAAAGTGGTGAAAGCCATCTTGTGGCTCTGTGGGATGGACAACAAGGGCAAGGAGCAGGCGCCGAGCAGAGCGGACCCAGTCATAGTTTCCCTGGAAGAAAACCCCTTGGTGAAAACCCTTCTGGACCTCAGCCTCATCATTTGCATCAGTTGTGCCATCTTTCTCTGGGGCTACTTTGCTTAACATGGGGGTGAACCCGGGGGTCCAAGCTCTCATTTGTTATCaatgttctgatttttttaatgaaagagaaaaaaataataaagcgtTGTTTGTTTACCACTAGGCGTCCAAGCTGTTTACGGGCCACCTTGCACATAACATTTAgcccttcttttatttatttatctatctatttatttatttatggcatcGGATCTTAGTTTCGGCAGATGGGATCTTCATTCTGCCATGCGGGATCTTTCCTTGAGGTGCATGGACTCTAGTCTGTGGttcgcaggctcagtagctgtggcacagggaatgattagctgctccgtggcatgtaggatcgtagtttcccaaacagggattgaatccgagtcccctgcattacaaggcggattctcaaccatcggaccaccaggaaagtccctagccCTTTTTACAAAGGAATGAAggttagaagctggaaaaagagagaagagtaaAGGCTTCCTTGTCTCAAAAGGTAGTCATTTACTCTTTCTGTCCATCATGTAACATCAACAGTCAAATCCAAAAGGTGAGACAAGCAGAGACTCTCAGCCCTACAGGAAACACATCTCCTGGGTTTGGTGAGCTCTTCCCCAGCTCATCTTCCAAGCACAAAGAACGGGACCTGCCTTCTGTCTCCTGCCTTTCACTGTTGCTGGCTTTGGGTGAAGAAATAGCTGGTCCCCAAAGGTTTTCTCACTGTGAAGTTTGTACCTCTCTATGATCTCTGGGAAACAGACCTGAGTTGGTGCCCTGGAATCTTGTGCCATAAGAAAATCAGGGGATCATGTGCACGTCCCAAGTTCTGCCTTGGCTTAGGTCTTTCTGCTTGACTCACCACAATGATATTCCCCTAAAACAAGCACCACAGCCACAAGGATCTAAACTACAAATCCGACAGTCCCtccgctcctccatccatggcctGCTGCTCCATGGTTGACTCTGAGGCCCTTCATACCCTTCACACTCCAGCTCCTGCttcccttcccaggctcattccttgCCCATGGCCCACCTCCCCCTCTACTTCTGTGCTGTGTCTCACCTCGCAGGCCATTCCTAGCACCTGGAGAGCCCGCTTCTCCACTCCTCTCTCCCCCAACATGGACCTTCCTCCCACGTGTTTCCATGGtccacccctccccatcccccagcctCTTTCTGTTTCCAGAGTATTTGTTTGCAAGCTACCTGGAGGTCGAGACCATGTTTGTGTGGCTCAGCTTGGTTCCCCAGGGTCTAGGTCAGTGTATGGAAGAGTAAGCCCATGGTATTCACCTAAAGAAGACATAGAAATCATTATAAGACATGGCTTTAATTCTAAACATCCTTAGGTGAAAGCAAGATGCTGTTTCTACCATGAAATAACATGAAAAACACTTTGGGTCATCCAAATATAATTTATTGATATGTGTGAAAACTGCATTCAAATACAAATATAGAAGGTAAAAACAGAACTCtgatgaatttttgtttttgttcttctcaAAATATATTTGGCTCAAGTACATTCTGATGGGTCATTTGTGATGACGTTTTGACGTGGGTGATGGATAGACCCCAAGGTGACCCTGAATGATCCCCACCTCCTGGTGTCTTGCTCTTGTGTAATCCCCTCCCCTTGAGTGTGGACAGCGCCTGTGACTGGCTTCTAACCAACACAATATGGCAGGAGTGATGAGATGTCATCTGTGATTGTATTACAGCACGCAGACACTGTCTTGCCAGCAGACTCGCTCTAGGGGTCTCCTTGTTGACTTGAAGTAGCAGCCTCCCTGGGGAAGCCATATGATCGGGAACTGCAGGCAGCACTTAGATCATGGTCAGCAAGAAGCACAGGCTCTCAGACCTTGTGGTCCTACAAGCACAAGCACATGACTTCTGACAACACCCCGAGGGAGCTTAGGAGTGGGTCCTTCCCCAGTCGGACCTCCAGATGAGACCCCAGACCCATTTGACCCTTGACTGCAGCCTTGTGAGACCCAAGCAGAGGGGCCAGCTAAGCTCTGCCTGGACTTTTGACCCACAGAAAcgatgagataataaatgtgcatTGTTCTAAGCTGctaagtttgtggtcatttgttgcTCAGCAAGATAACTGACAGTGTGTACCATTTATGGATATCTGTGTGGATGTGAAGGGTGGGGTGATGTGGGGAGAGTTTGCCTGTGGGGTTGCCAGGGGTCTGTACAGCTACATGCCTGAGAGTGAGCAGAAGAGGACAGCCTCTGTTGGCTGGGGTGATGAGATATCATCTCTGATTGTATTATAGCATGTAGTGATACACTCTTTTGAAGAGTGTATCAAGTAGGGGACATTTGCTTGCAAGTAAGAGAGACAAACCCCACAAAGTTTAggcaaaaaacaattttaaaaaaggtgtGGGGGGGGGAGAATTTATTGTGAGGGTACCAGGGCGAGAAATGCAGAATGGCCTCAGTGATGGAGATGGGCTGATGGGAGAGTCAACTGTAGAGGCACCTCTAAAAGTGATGCCAGAGAATGTGCCTCAACTCTGCACCACTCCATGCCTTTTCCCTAAGCTGGCAGCTCAGGCAGTTTGAACCACTTTTTGCCTTTTGGTTGCATCGGAGCCAGTGGCTTCACCATGTCAGCAGATCTTACTTTATCTTCAGCTCCATCACTAGGCTATTAGCAAAGAGGATGCCTTTGGTCTAGAAATAGCTGTCAGTGGTGTGCCACCCAGTCTCACGCGAGACCCTATACTGTGAGTCGGAGACTACTTAGGGCTCTGAAACGTGGTTACAGACCATCAGGCTCATGGGCAGGTGGCAGAATGGTGGGATAGACCACAGGTAGAGAAACTAGA from Muntiacus reevesi chromosome 2, mMunRee1.1, whole genome shotgun sequence harbors:
- the SLC5A11 gene encoding sodium/myo-inositol cotransporter 2; translated protein: MESSASSPPPTQSDPLEAFPRRTLEAGDIAVLILYFLFVLAVGLWSTVKTKRDTVKGYFLAGGNMPWWPVGASLFASNVGSGHFVGLAGSGAAAGLSVTAYELNGLFFVLMLSWIFLPIYITGQVTTMPEYLRKRFGGNRIPIILAVLYLFIYIFTKISVDMYAGAIFIQQSLHVNLYLAVVGLLAVTALYTIAGGLAAVIYTDALQTLIMLIGALILMGYSFAAVGGLEGLEEKYFLAMASNRSGNSSCGLPREDAFHIFRDPVTSDLPWPGILFGMSIPSLWYWCTDQVIVQRTLAAKNLSHAKGGSLMAAYLKVLPLFIMVFPGMVSRVLFPDEVACADPEICREVCSNPAGCSDIAYPKLVLELLPTGLRGLMMAVMVAALTSSLTSIFNSASTIFTMDLWNHLRPRASEKELMIVGRVFVLLLVLVSILWIPVVQASQGGQLFIYIQSISSYLQPPVAVVFIMGCFWKRANEKGAFFGLVLGLLLGLVRLILDFIYVQPRCDQLDERPAVVKDVHYLYFSMILSSVTLITVCAVSWFTEPPSKEMVSRLTWFTRHDPVVQKEQVPSATPPPLTLSHNGTPEASGTNIQFEMVQENMSKTHSCDMTTKQSKVVKAILWLCGMDNKGKEQAPSRADPVIVSLEENPLVKTLLDLSLIICISCAIFLWGYFA